In a genomic window of Alphaproteobacteria bacterium:
- the cas4 gene encoding CRISPR-associated protein Cas4, with translation MTNSFASSESIFLSAIEHYSYCPRQWALIHLEQQYAENVHTMRGGAAHRLVDDHSIKQEKHIRIERSLPLYSLKYNLVGKADVVEFHSDGAIYPVEYKHGKKRAKVHDELQLAAQAVCLEEMLGRPVPMGAIYHVSSRQRREVEINEALRAKLLEILEMMRKHERTGTMPPPVRDTRCKECSLIEICQPSAVNACNAENISTLFIIEDE, from the coding sequence ATGACCAACTCTTTTGCTTCTTCCGAATCCATATTTCTTTCAGCAATTGAGCATTACAGCTATTGTCCGAGGCAATGGGCGTTGATCCATCTGGAGCAGCAATATGCCGAAAACGTCCACACCATGCGGGGCGGTGCCGCACACAGGCTGGTGGATGACCACAGCATCAAACAGGAAAAGCATATCCGTATTGAGCGTTCCTTGCCGCTCTATTCCTTAAAATACAATCTGGTGGGCAAGGCGGATGTCGTGGAGTTTCATTCCGACGGCGCAATCTATCCCGTAGAATATAAACACGGAAAAAAACGCGCAAAGGTGCACGATGAATTACAACTCGCGGCGCAGGCTGTTTGCCTTGAGGAAATGCTGGGCAGGCCCGTGCCGATGGGAGCCATTTACCATGTCTCCTCCAGGCAACGGCGGGAAGTTGAGATTAATGAGGCTTTACGCGCAAAGCTTCTGGAAATACTGGAGATGATGCGGAAACATGAGCGGACAGGAACGATGCCGCCGCCCGTGCGAGATACGCGTTGTAAGGAATGCTCTCTGATCGAAATATGCCAGCCTTCGGCTGTAAATGCGTGTAACGCCGAAAATATATCAACACTCTTTATAATAGAAGACGAATAA
- the cas5c gene encoding type I-C CRISPR-associated protein Cas5: protein MRIFCLHVSGEYACFTRPEMKVERVSYDVITPSAARAIFEAILWKPAIAWKIHKIEVLEPIKWFSVRRNEVASKISVRNVQTAMNGGGVEALGLNIEDDRQQRAGLILREVAYRIYGSFFMTDKAGADDNVAKFEAMFERRAAQGQSFHQPYLGCREFPCSFSLVTAANDGKPPIGNCEDLGWMLYDMDYTQNPPTPRFFRAYMNKGVVMVDGAEVRG from the coding sequence ATGAGGATTTTTTGTCTGCATGTTTCGGGGGAATACGCCTGCTTCACCCGCCCCGAAATGAAGGTTGAGCGCGTTTCTTATGATGTCATAACGCCATCTGCCGCGCGTGCAATTTTTGAAGCGATTTTGTGGAAACCTGCAATCGCATGGAAAATACATAAAATTGAAGTTCTAGAGCCCATCAAATGGTTTTCTGTCCGCCGCAATGAGGTTGCCTCTAAAATTTCCGTTCGAAATGTTCAGACCGCCATGAATGGTGGTGGAGTAGAAGCATTGGGCCTAAATATCGAAGATGATAGGCAGCAACGAGCAGGGCTAATTCTCCGAGAAGTTGCCTACCGCATTTACGGCTCCTTTTTCATGACGGATAAGGCGGGTGCGGATGATAATGTGGCAAAGTTTGAAGCCATGTTTGAACGCCGCGCCGCGCAAGGGCAGAGTTTTCACCAGCCCTATCTGGGGTGCCGCGAATTTCCGTGCTCATTCTCTCTGGTCACGGCGGCCAATGATGGCAAGCCTCCCATAGGCAACTGCGAAGATTTGGGCTGGATGCTGTATGATATGGATTATACGCAAAATCCGCCAACGCCTCGGTTTTTCCGCGCCTACATGAATAAGGGGGTGGTTATGGTTGATGGCGCGGAGGTGCGCGGATGA
- the cas7c gene encoding type I-C CRISPR-associated protein Cas7/Csd2, translating into MSNTNPVNRAEFVLIFDVKDGNPNGDPDAGNLPRMDAETGKGLITDVCLKRKIRNYVGIVKGEQPPFEIYVKERAVLNKTHERAYKAIGVDISEGKEGKRKGGGDDVAKARDWMCQNFYDVRTFGAVMSTGVNCGQVRGPVQITFARSVDPIVALEHSITRMAVATEKEAEKQDGDNRTMGRKHTVSYGLYVAHGFISGHLAQQTGFSQGDMDLLLEALANMFDHDRSAARGEMTTRGLYVFQHNNLLGNAPAHSLLDRIQVSRRSGVDVPRSFADYDVSIDDNNLPQGVTLKRVVELPALKKAA; encoded by the coding sequence ATGTCTAACACAAACCCTGTAAACCGTGCCGAATTTGTTTTGATTTTCGATGTGAAGGACGGCAATCCTAATGGTGATCCCGATGCCGGAAACCTGCCGCGCATGGATGCGGAAACGGGTAAAGGCTTGATTACCGATGTATGTCTGAAACGCAAAATCCGTAATTATGTCGGAATCGTGAAGGGTGAACAGCCGCCTTTTGAGATTTATGTCAAGGAAAGGGCCGTTTTAAACAAAACGCATGAACGCGCTTACAAAGCCATCGGCGTTGACATTTCTGAGGGTAAGGAAGGAAAACGCAAAGGCGGCGGTGATGACGTTGCCAAGGCGCGGGACTGGATGTGCCAGAATTTTTATGATGTTAGGACTTTTGGAGCAGTAATGTCCACGGGCGTAAATTGCGGACAGGTGCGCGGCCCTGTTCAAATAACCTTTGCCCGCTCGGTTGACCCGATTGTCGCATTGGAGCATTCAATCACCCGCATGGCGGTGGCCACAGAGAAAGAAGCCGAAAAGCAGGATGGAGACAACCGCACCATGGGACGTAAGCATACTGTTTCCTACGGCCTATATGTCGCGCATGGCTTTATCTCTGGCCATTTGGCACAACAAACAGGCTTTAGTCAGGGGGATATGGATTTACTGTTGGAGGCACTAGCAAATATGTTTGATCATGACCGCTCTGCCGCGCGGGGGGAGATGACCACACGCGGTCTTTATGTGTTCCAGCATAATAACCTGCTGGGCAACGCCCCAGCACACAGCCTGTTGGACCGTATTCAGGTCAGCCGTCGAAGTGGCGTCGATGTCCCACGTTCCTTCGCGGATTACGATGTGAGTATTGATGACAATAACCTCCCCCAAGGTGTGACGTTAAAGCGTGTTGTTGAGCTTCCTGCACTGAAGAAAGCTGCATAA
- the cas8c gene encoding type I-C CRISPR-associated protein Cas8c/Csd1 — protein MILQSLYEYYQRKSALDADSIAPEGFEYKEIPFVIVIDRDGKFIDLQDTREAEGKKLRAKSYLVPKDVGRAGRKAVANLLWDNTEYVLGISLRGEEEEKVQKRHLAFCNLLTEVFGEKLIEPIDAILSFLSDANQKQKVQEHSEWKKVTVEKSTNCTFKILGDFGIIAEKQEVQEIVRKAVSSQSDQSIGLCLITGERQEIERLHPAIKGIKDAKSTGAKIVSFNERAYESYGYIEQQGLNAPVGKTAAFAYTTALNMLLGKDSKQRIQVGDTSTVFWAEKDTPFEDFFGDLITDSKDNPDRQVKAVEALYRSPQSGAKPITDENTKFYILGLAPNAARISVRFWHVTTVAEISGHIKQHFDDLEICRALHLSPYLSIFRLLSSIATQEDSKNIPPNLAGDTMKAIISGTPYPATLLQAAIRRNRATQDVSYARAALIKACLNRSNRYYHNSERELTMALDPENANIGYNLGRLFAVLEKIQEEANPGLNATIRDRYYGAASSSPVCVFSTLMKLKNHHLSKLDNKGRAYNLEKEIAQIHGHIKSYPNILRLEDQGQFAIGYYHQRQQFFTKKSANTEEKEAA, from the coding sequence ATGATCTTGCAATCCCTCTATGAATACTATCAACGAAAATCGGCCTTGGACGCAGACAGCATTGCGCCGGAAGGTTTTGAGTACAAGGAAATCCCGTTCGTTATCGTTATTGATAGGGACGGAAAATTTATTGATTTGCAAGATACCCGCGAAGCAGAGGGCAAGAAACTGCGGGCAAAATCTTATCTTGTGCCTAAAGATGTAGGGCGTGCGGGTAGAAAAGCTGTCGCTAATTTATTATGGGATAATACGGAATATGTTCTTGGCATTAGTTTACGCGGTGAAGAAGAAGAAAAAGTCCAAAAACGTCACTTGGCATTTTGTAATCTATTAACAGAGGTTTTTGGAGAAAAACTAATTGAACCCATAGATGCTATATTATCCTTCTTATCTGATGCAAACCAAAAGCAGAAAGTGCAGGAGCATTCAGAATGGAAGAAAGTAACAGTAGAGAAAAGCACGAATTGTACCTTCAAAATTTTAGGCGATTTTGGGATCATTGCAGAAAAACAAGAAGTTCAAGAAATTGTCCGCAAAGCCGTTTCATCTCAATCAGATCAAAGCATAGGTCTTTGTCTTATAACAGGAGAACGGCAGGAGATAGAGCGGTTACATCCAGCAATCAAAGGGATAAAGGATGCAAAATCAACTGGCGCAAAGATTGTTTCGTTCAACGAACGAGCTTATGAATCTTACGGGTACATAGAGCAACAAGGTTTGAATGCTCCTGTAGGAAAAACGGCGGCTTTTGCTTATACAACGGCATTGAATATGCTGCTGGGTAAGGATTCAAAGCAGCGCATTCAGGTGGGTGATACGTCCACGGTATTCTGGGCGGAAAAAGATACGCCGTTCGAGGATTTTTTTGGTGATCTTATCACAGATTCGAAAGATAACCCGGACCGACAAGTGAAGGCGGTGGAAGCTTTGTACCGTTCGCCGCAATCAGGCGCAAAACCAATAACTGATGAAAATACGAAATTTTATATCCTCGGCCTTGCGCCGAACGCGGCGAGAATATCGGTGCGATTCTGGCACGTAACGACTGTTGCGGAAATATCCGGCCATATTAAACAGCATTTTGACGATCTGGAAATATGCCGTGCCCTACATCTTAGCCCATACCTCTCCATTTTCCGCTTGTTGTCCTCCATCGCCACGCAGGAAGACAGTAAGAACATTCCGCCCAATCTGGCGGGAGATACCATGAAAGCAATTATTTCGGGAACGCCGTATCCCGCAACACTGCTGCAAGCCGCCATTCGCCGTAACCGCGCCACGCAGGATGTATCCTACGCCCGTGCCGCGCTGATTAAGGCGTGCTTGAATCGGTCTAATCGTTATTATCATAACTCTGAAAGGGAATTAACCATGGCTCTTGATCCTGAGAATGCCAATATAGGCTATAATCTGGGAAGGCTTTTTGCTGTTCTGGAGAAAATACAGGAAGAAGCAAATCCGGGACTGAATGCCACAATCCGTGATCGCTATTACGGGGCAGCAAGCTCTTCTCCTGTATGCGTATTCTCAACACTGATGAAACTCAAAAACCACCATTTATCAAAATTGGATAACAAAGGACGGGCTTATAATTTGGAAAAAGAAATTGCTCAAATTCATGGCCACATTAAAAGTTACCCCAATATCCTGAGGTTGGAAGATCAGGGGCAGTTTGCCATAGGTTATTACCACCAGCGCCAACAATTTTTTACCAAGAAATCCGCCAACACCGAAGAGAAGGAAGCCGCATGA